DNA sequence from the Xylanibacillus composti genome:
ATCGAAGCGCTAACGGACAGGAAAAGCGCTGATGACATTTTGTTATAGCCTTGATGATAAACTATCATTAACCGATTATAGTATGGTACTATTTCACTAGAAGCTTTTTGCTGGCACGCAGCGATTGGACCATTGCCAGGCAGGCTTTTACCGGCTTATTTCGAGGATGTGCACGGCAACGAATTATACAAGGAAAAGGAAGAGAATCTATGAATCAGATTTATCAAGAAGGCAAGGAATTTGCAAAGTCTTACATACTGCCCTACACGGAGAGAACAGACAAGGAGTCGAAATTTCCTGAAGAAACGTTCGAGAAGCTAGGCGAACAGGGATTTCTGAAACTGCTTATACCTGAGGAATACGGCGGATTTGGCAAAGGACTGGAAGAGCATGCCCAGGCTTGTCTGGCATTCGCGGAGACTTGCGCCACTACAGCGCTTTGCTACATGATGCACAATGTTGCAGTGATGTGTATCGTCACGCATGGAAGCAGCGAGCTGAAGGCGAAGATTTTCGCAGACATTATTGAAAACGGCAAGTTCATGGCGTTAGCTTACAGCGAATTTGGATCGGGCACCCACTTTTATGTGACGGAAATGAGTGCCGAGGTTAACGGGGACAGCACAACGTTTAATGGGAAGAAGAGCATGGTTACATCGGCGAACTATGCTTCCTACTATCTCGTTCTCGCACCATCTGTGGAAGAAGGGAAGATCAACAATTGGGTGTTCCCTAAGGAGTCAAAAGGCTTGTCCTTTGAATTGTCCGAATGGGATGGCTTGGGAATGAGAGGGAATTCGTCTTGTCCAGTTCGTATAGAGGACGTGACGTTGGATTCCTCTTACCGTATCGGTGCGGAAGGCTCGGGCGAAGAGCAGGTATTCCATGTGGTCGCTCCATTCTTCATCACAGGGCTGGGGTCCGTGTATAGCGGTACAGCCATGCATATGTTCGAAATAGCCAGCAGCCATGCTGCGAATAGGAAGTATCCGGATGGCCGCACCCTTTCTAATATTGAAACCATTCAAGTGCATATCGGCAACATATATAAACATGCCTCCGCTGCAAGGGCCATCACATTAGAAGCTGCCAGAGCAGGCGCTAACGGAGAATCGGATGCACTCGCCAAGATATTGTCGGCAAGAATTGTCGCCTCAGAAGCGGCAATCGAATGTGGCAGGCTTGCCATGAGAGTGGGCGGGGGGAAAGCTTACAACAAGGCTCTTCCTACGGAAAGGCTCTTAAGAGATGCGTATGCAGGTCAAATTATGGCTCCTAGTGCCGACGTTCTGACGGTTTGGCTAGGCAAAGCATTAACGGGTCAGATGATCCCATAAAGATAAGGAGTGAGCTTGTTGAGCAAAGATAGAATGAAAGTCGGAGCTGTTATCTATGATCCGAGAGTTACCGTAATTTGGGGGATTATCGCTGATTTTTTCAAAGAAGAAGGGCTTGAAATCGAATGTGTCTTCTATAAGGATTATGAAGGACAGGTTGACGGATTGATGAACCGGGAGATTGACATCGCCTGGAATTCTCCTTTGGCATGGTTGGATACTTATTTGAGAACCGAAGGCAAGTGCCAGATGGGTTCCATGAGAGATACGGACAGAGACAGGAAAACCTGCTTCATCGTCAAAAAAGACAGCGGCATCACGAGCCTCGATGGGTTGAGGGGCAAGACCATCGGCTTTGGCGCTATAGACTCTCCTCAAGCCAGATTGATTCCGATCAACCATTTGCATCAGCATGGCCTTGAATATGAAGTGGACTACACGGAGAGAAGATTTGATATTGGCGTTGGCCTCCATGGCGACCACGTTGGAGGCGAGCTGGATGCCATTCGAGCATTGGAAGCGGGAGATGTAGACGCCGCTGTAACGCTGGATTTGAACTGGGAAGCTTGGCAGAAGGACGGCACGATTGATGCCAATCAATTGGCATGCATAGAAACCACGGCTTTGTTCGACCACTGCATCTTCGTAGCTCATCCTGATTTTTCAACGGAAAGGTTCAGAGAATGGGACACGGTGCTTCATCGAATGGACTATACCAATGAGGCGCATAAGAAGATGATGGATATGGAAGGCTTGAAGGAATGGGTGGAAGGAAGAATCACAGGATTTGAGCAATTGCGTGAAGCCAATGACTACCTGAAGTTCTTTGGGAGATAAAACCTATGAAAAAGCAGCTACCGCTATTTCCTACTTCCTTAATAGGAAGCATGCCAAGATCCAAAGAGGTTCTAAGCGCCTTAAGAAAGATAAGAAGAGGAAATATGGAGCCTCACGACTTCGACCAGCTTATTGAAAGGGAAACGCAAAAGGTCATTAAGCTGCAGGAGGATTTGGGGATTGACGTCATAACAAGCGGAGAGCTCGGACGAGATAACTATGTGTCCTTCGTATCCGATAAAATTGGCGGCGTTCGCATGATGAGCATGAGCGAAATGCTCGATTATATCGATGACAAAAAAGCGTTCGAGAACATGTTGACCACGCTTGACGTTCCCGCGGTCAGTATGAAGAATGCGATTTGTGTGGGCAAGCTGCATGACAAGGGTGATATAGTCGCCAATGAGCTGCTGACTATGAAGAAGTTCACCGACAAGCCCGTGAAGATCACCCTGCCTGGTCCCTATCTGCTCACCCGCTCGATGTGGCTTCCTAATCTCTCGGGCAAGGTATATGGAAGCAAGGAAGAGCTTGGACAAGATGTAATCCAGATTATGAAGGAAGAGATAGACAACCTTGTGGACATCGGGGTGGATGTCATTCAATTGGATGAACCGGTTCTGACCGAGGTTGTGTTCACAGAAGGAAAGCCAAGGTCATTTATGTGCGCGGCTCTTTCCGAGCGGAAGGACCCCAAAGAAGAGCTGGAGTTCGCCAGTTCCTTGATTGGACAGATTATGGATCATATCGATAGAACCAGGACGGTTGCTTCTCTTCATGTCTGCCGGGGCAACTGGAGCAAGGACGAGCGCATATTATTGACAGGCCCGTATACGCCACTGCTTGAGTTGTTTGCCAAGGTGAATCCTGACCTATTAACCCTTGAATTCTCCACGCCAAGGGCAGGGGAGCTAAGTTCCTTATTGGCGGATTCCAGGATTGTGGAGCAGTCGGCATTGGGGTTGGGCGTGATGAATCCACGTAATGACGAAACGGAGAAGGTGGACGCTATCCTAGCCAGAGTTGAGGAGGCGATGACTTATCTGCCGAAGGAGAACA
Encoded proteins:
- a CDS encoding acyl-CoA dehydrogenase family protein translates to MNQIYQEGKEFAKSYILPYTERTDKESKFPEETFEKLGEQGFLKLLIPEEYGGFGKGLEEHAQACLAFAETCATTALCYMMHNVAVMCIVTHGSSELKAKIFADIIENGKFMALAYSEFGSGTHFYVTEMSAEVNGDSTTFNGKKSMVTSANYASYYLVLAPSVEEGKINNWVFPKESKGLSFELSEWDGLGMRGNSSCPVRIEDVTLDSSYRIGAEGSGEEQVFHVVAPFFITGLGSVYSGTAMHMFEIASSHAANRKYPDGRTLSNIETIQVHIGNIYKHASAARAITLEAARAGANGESDALAKILSARIVASEAAIECGRLAMRVGGGKAYNKALPTERLLRDAYAGQIMAPSADVLTVWLGKALTGQMIP
- a CDS encoding phosphate/phosphite/phosphonate ABC transporter substrate-binding protein — protein: MSKDRMKVGAVIYDPRVTVIWGIIADFFKEEGLEIECVFYKDYEGQVDGLMNREIDIAWNSPLAWLDTYLRTEGKCQMGSMRDTDRDRKTCFIVKKDSGITSLDGLRGKTIGFGAIDSPQARLIPINHLHQHGLEYEVDYTERRFDIGVGLHGDHVGGELDAIRALEAGDVDAAVTLDLNWEAWQKDGTIDANQLACIETTALFDHCIFVAHPDFSTERFREWDTVLHRMDYTNEAHKKMMDMEGLKEWVEGRITGFEQLREANDYLKFFGR
- a CDS encoding cobalamin-independent methionine synthase II family protein; the protein is MKKQLPLFPTSLIGSMPRSKEVLSALRKIRRGNMEPHDFDQLIERETQKVIKLQEDLGIDVITSGELGRDNYVSFVSDKIGGVRMMSMSEMLDYIDDKKAFENMLTTLDVPAVSMKNAICVGKLHDKGDIVANELLTMKKFTDKPVKITLPGPYLLTRSMWLPNLSGKVYGSKEELGQDVIQIMKEEIDNLVDIGVDVIQLDEPVLTEVVFTEGKPRSFMCAALSERKDPKEELEFASSLIGQIMDHIDRTRTVASLHVCRGNWSKDERILLTGPYTPLLELFAKVNPDLLTLEFSTPRAGELSSLLADSRIVEQSALGLGVMNPRNDETEKVDAILARVEEAMTYLPKENIWLNPDCGFATFANSPVNVLDNISGKIRALTEAASILRSKNDEAVNR